cctctctctctctctctctccgggatctttttcttccgcctCGGATAATTGGTGAACGCACACAAGTATATAAAAGGTAGAGAGCcgaaaagataaaacaaaaaacaaatactaaTCAAATGCCAATAATAGTTTACGAAGCGGATTTCCACTTGGGTCAACGAAACACGAACGCCGCGGCCAACTAGCAgataaatacgaaaaaaaacaagagagggagagagaagaacgtGGTGCAAAAGACGAAGCGCAGGAAGATGGGGAAAAATAAGCCAAAGCGGGACTCACAGCAATAATACTATGCGCCCATCGGCACGTCTGCTGCAGAATGGCCACTGTTCGTAACTGCCGCTTTTTTTACACAGTCGGCGCCCAGGCTTTCTCCTCCGCTTCACTTTTCAAATGAGAGCTAGCCGTTCGGGTTCCGCTGCCGTCCCGAGTTCTGCATGTAGACTGTGTCATATCGAAGACGCCGCAACCAAGACGGTTGCTATACTACCATCAGAATGTCGATGACACGCAAGGCAATACTTGATGACGTGACTGTCGATCTAAACCGTATAGTTTGCTTCATTCgttcacaaataaaaaataacaaaaattggggcaagaaaaaggaaagaagcgCATCCCCGGGACTCCCCTGAGCGGCGGAGaatatagaaaatgaaataaaaaacaaaaaagaatcgacagagagaacaaaaaaaaaaaaacaagacaagaaaagaacaaagtaATCTCGACGGTTCCGCAATGTGAAACAAAGGCGATAGCCTGGGGAATTCGATCGAATAATGTCGCGTGACACTCGGAGGTCTGCGAGTTTATTAcaagtcctcctcctcctcttcttcctcggtGGTCAACAAGACCAGGAATAGCCAGAATGATTTAGACTATCGCACACAGCACATACAATTGCAAATGTACAGTTTAACAAAATTGCACTACTACTATATTGTTGCAACGATCGATTTTCCCGGAAGTcggtctctttttttatttaacatttaGCATATTGAATGCACTGTGCATGTAAATCTTCTCGgcgacaaacaaaaaaaaaagaaattcaaaatgaattcttttttggacGTACTTTGGCTATCCCGTTTAGAAATCAAAGTAGATGATGATGCGAATGACTGCAAAGACCATCTGCTAACTTAATGGATatttcagttttaaatttcacatcTCGGGTAACATTTCCCGGAAGAGACGAAGTGCTTGTTAACGCGTTCGAGATCGGATATCACgtgaaaaactaaattacaaGATTGACAGCAAGCGGAGAGGGGGGGAAATCGGAAAGGCGATGAGCGACGAAATTCGACAGAGAAGAGTATTATAAATGTTGCAGAGATGAGTTAGCGAACTAGAGATGACTCTCGGCTTAGCCAGAAAAGTGATAATaagagaagatttttttttttatttttatttgggttcCCAAATTATCGTGCAGCTAATTGAATTACTGGGTTTTTACTGCAGTGTATGTAGACGAACCAGTACTTTTTCCTCTTGCCCCGACCTTATTACGTTTTCCCAGTACAATAGCCCTACGCACGTTCACGGCACCGCAATGAATGGGGCAAAGGGAGAGCAATCTGCCTCTCTCCCGAGACATTGCGCAACTCTTAATTATCCAGCACGCCAACTTTAGAGATAAAATATGTTGACACCAACAGTCCCGTAAAAGTTTACTTCCTCCTTCCAAAAAGTCTCAGAGCGGAAGAATCGAGAGAAACGGCAAGGATAAGTCACTTTACCAATAGGAAACGAACAGTGTCTCTAACACAACTTTTAAATGTCCCGGTTGTTGGGCGAACcgacttaattttaaaaaagcaatttttcaagaaaatggaagTGGGAAAGAGCATTTAACCTAGAAGATTCAAATCCAACTCCAAATGTTTTCCCAGTAAATATTCAAGTTTATTAACAAACCACAATAAGAAGATGGACGAACGAAAAaactggattttttaaaaccactCGTCTGCGCACTGCATGTATCGCGCtgtgaaggggggggggagaggaaATTGCTGTTTTCATGCGTCTTTAAACTTTGTAGCATAAAATCACACAGTTACTGTAAATCACCCGGGGAGCATTGGAACTGCCGGGGAGGagttgggtgtgtgtgtgtacatgcaCTTGACGTTCAGTGATGATGGAATGCCGTTAGAGCTAGCGGAAGGAGAGCACCAGAGACAAGCACAAGCAATTCGCATCGCGTGAATCCAATTTTGTCGCCATCAGAGGAAGGTGGATGATGGGAATGCCCCCCAGAGCGCATAACGATTTCTGGCAAGACGTGCACGGTCGAAACATACAAAAATGTTCCAGCACTAAACAACATGGCAAAGCCGGTTGCATTAACAGTGGAAAGTGTTTCCTTGCTCTTTTGACTAAGACCAAAATAAGTGGCAAGTGCCGCGAGGGGCGCTGCCAGGGAAAAGACAAGGAGATATCGACGGATACGAGCTCGATCTAAGCCGTCGCGTAAGAGGAATGTTACTAAACCGAATGACGCTGGGGCctgaagggggaaaaaacaaaatcttactACAAATCTGGGGCCAATATAAGAAATGATATATTACTTTGTGCAGCATGATTGCTAAAAAGACTATCATTTCTGTAGCTGCGTGAGATGTGGTAGCTGCAGCACCCAAAGCAATACCGTCCGCTGTTAATAGATCCAATAAAAAAGTGCTATTAATCACCTTGTGCAATGGACAGAGGAAGATGGACATGATATGTTGGCACATGGTGAATCACTCACCAGCAGCATGAACGACCAAGCCTAAAGTAGCTTGGAATGATCTACTATTTCTTGAAGTGCCACTTTCAGGATctgtttaaaaagatgttgGTTATCATTGCCTTGTTTCCTCCATTAATCATTCAAGTGTTTACTTACCTCTTGATTTTGATGTGCCAATCTGATCAATGAGCAGCATAAAAACAAATCCTAGCACTAATGCAAGACCAATCACTGAATGAATTCCTTCTTCATGTTCATGTGTGTCTGGGACATTGGCAGTTCCCTTTGCATTTTCATACTTCTGTTTTATATCTGAACaagaataaatgttttaatttctattgtaCACATGCAAAATACAAATAACCTTGCAATTCTTGAGAATACAGCATCTGCGTTCCTTCTGGTATGATGACTACAAGAGCTGTACCTACCAGGAGACCAGCTCCCAGAATTGATACAAGATTTAACCGTtcctgaaattgaaaaaaaaactcgtgatcaacaaatcaacaacaataaaTTTGTGACAACTGTTACCTCTGACAAGGTTACCATCAGTGGAACTGAGCCTGACAAGAAGCTCCCAATACACATGACTATATTGAATAAagcaagaaaatcaaaatgtagTGTAGCCCAAAACTTGGAATAGTGacaagttatttaaaaaacaaacctaCCAACACTTAAGAAAACTAGCATGCTAGCAtcactcattttttaaaagtagctGATAAGTtgatttaatgaaaatataaagcAGTATATTGTTTTGTAGTCATGTACAAATCAAAGACATCACAGACGGGGACGGTAAAAATATTCGCGTGTCACTATTTTCACTCTTAAAATCAGATTGTATGTGTAGGTAAAGGCCAGTGCCTCTTGTCAACGTAAACtaacataaaatatttctgagcGCCCTTCGCGCCATCTATCGGCTTTAGATGGAACTAACTATCGGTAACACATGGAGTTAATGGCCTCGCTCTGAGCAGACGCTTTAATAAAAGGGGAGGGGATGAAAAGTCTGCCGAAAAGagggaaggagagagagaagtaaaaaataaaaagagggagaggggggaaagaaagaggaggGGGGTTCTCAAATCCCGTGTGCTGCTCCCTGTTGGCACATTCAGCACGCTGCAGCCAAGTTACTAACTTTTGTGTGTCGTCCACCATCGGTCCATCCTGAAGTGGAGACGTCCTCGGAGAGAGAGTTTTTGGGCCCTAATTCACACGATTCGTCCTTATTTTAGTTATTAATCGTTCCAGCGTCAAGCTCATTCACGGTATTGATCATTTTTGCAGGTAAACAGCTACTTTTATTGACATTTGTGGCCTTACTGGACAGATCTAAAAAAGGTGAGACCCCCCAATGTGTAACTTCCCTATCTCTTCTAACATGTACAGTCTATAGAAACTGTCGAGTGTGCCTACGTGAAGACTCGTACGCTCATATCGGAGAGCAGTCGTATTCTCtattttggcaattttttcttgtttttagaAAGCTTTGGCGAAAGGAAACGGCCCTACGATGTTTGCGTCGTATGGGAATGGCCGATAACTTGTGTGTGGACCGACGCGATATACTATCGTTCTTTagctttttttccattttatttacatttccaAGGGAATATTAGTCTTCTCCTGATAACAAGCTCGTGTCTTCTTAGgtgtcgttttatttttaaaaagagtttacgaaaaattttctccttttgttgttaCAATTGGACATTGGGGTTCCGGAGAGAGGGTAGTAAaaatggaagggggggggggtggggaGGGGGTACCGTTTCACGTGTAGTTCTCGATCAAGAAAGAGAAGCCTGAGGGAATGTCAGACGTGAAACCCCtcgttttctcctttcttttttctcgaaatgggaaaaaaaaaactggaaaaagaattttgttgtattgtgtgtgtgtgaagtaGACGCCAGATTTCGTCCGTACTCCGTATCTCACGTATACCCTTTTTAGAGTTGTTGTTGGGAATTTAATCATGTATGGTCATCCAGTAGTCTAAGCCTTGTTCATTGGGTGTGCGTCTATCAATTATTCGAACAagtttgtttactttttatcGATCGTTTAGTTTGTACACTTGAATATTGACAACAGTGTAAGCTGAAATTCCGATTGAATTCTTGAACGGTGTAAGCCGCTCCTCTGAGAACTTTGATGCTATTTATTTTGCCCATTTTTTCCTACAGAGTTGTGGCCGATATCCAGGCAGGAGGACGTACGTTTATCGCATGCGGGAGGCCCGAACTTAGGCGCCGACGTACCATCGACAACGATGAAAGTACATCGGCGTGGTGCTTCTTCGCCGTCGCTGTTGCTGGAAGCTTCCGAGCCTCCGACATCTGTCAACGTTAATGGCAACTACTATCAATTCGAATTGGAACCGCATCATGTGGAACGCGGTAAACGCGGGCAGAAGGTGTTCGTCTGTGACCTCTGCCCGGCACCTGGAGGTGTATTTAAACGCTCCTTTAGTCTTAAGCGCCATTACTTGCGCTTTCACATTAATTTTGCCTTCCTAAGCCCACGTGATCTTAACAATTGCGCCATTGCCGTAGCCGGCCAGCATCAACGAAGTGGATTTCCACCAACAGGACCCAATGACAGATTGATTAATCGTCTCAATAATTCATCTCCGTTGCTATTCCGTTGTCATCAGTGCGGGtaataaaatgtcaaatttcacGGCCCCGGATAATtaaccaacaacaactcccATCATTTGCCTCCTCCCCCCTAAATAGCCGTCTACTTAGGACCAAGAATGACTTGCTCAAACACTTGGAAGCGCATCCGGGACCATCTCAGACGGTGACCGAAGAAAATGGTGACGGGCAACAAGGGGGCACAAATCGCTGCCCTCGCTGCAGCACTGCCTTTTCGTTACGTAAAACACTGATGAGACACATCAAGAAGAACCGATGTCGTGGAGGAAatccccctcctcctcttcctgaTATTCCTGACACACATTCTAAACCGGAATCAGAAACAGGTATTCAGTCTGGAGGAACAAGTGATCCGGGTGATGATTACCTGGCCATGGGCCCAGAAGAGGAGAACGAAGAAATGGACATGGAGGCATCTTTAAGACTAGGAAGTCCGACATCCCTCTTCCGGTTCGCTTGCACTTTGTGTAACAAGATGTTCAATTCGTACGTCAACATGTGCCGCCATCGCCGACTAGCTCATGGACGCTACGGCATCTGTTCGCCTCATTGGCTCTTGTCGCGCAAGCTGTCCAATAAGCCGTCGTTGAAGCATGCGGTGCAATCACCAATCAATTCATCTCGGAATCCCCAGATTTTTCATGATTTATCACATATTGTTACCAATGCCAACGATAATCTCAACCGGTTTATTGAtggcaaaagaaataatattcGCTCCTTGGCTCCTACCGTAAGTCGttaaacattcaaaacattcATAAATATGTTAAATTGACTTTTTGATTTCTACATAGGATGACAGATTTGAAGTGCAGCCAACTGATAGTGGTAATCCGCCTCCGGAGCGTTGGTCTTGGGGAGAGACCAGTTATAATGCTACCGAATTACAGAAATTGGATGTGCCTCTCCAGATGGCCTATTATTATGGGCTCAAATCGTTGAAGTTGCAAGAAACTGCCAAAACGCAAAGCAGTTCTAGTCAGTCGGCACCGGAAGAAATGGATATTTCAAAAGTGCTTAATTTGCGTAAAACTGTCGAAACTTCATCACAGGAGAAAGTGACGGCAATTTCGCAGCCGGAATTCAGTGGCGAATGGATTCGAAGCAAAAACTACATTTGTTCGCCTTGTggtgaaatatttcaagattTCCTTGCTTTGTTGGATCATCAGCAAAACGGTCATAGTGGTGTTTCGTGTACACATATACAGCTAGATCAGTCAACAGAGGCTGAATTAGCTGACGAGTTAAAGAGACAAATAATGCGTTCCGGCAATGGTGGACAAATTCTTCCTCTAGATACCTTTCAATGCACAAAGTGCCATTTCAGCGTTGAGTCAATTCCGGAACTTCACAGTCATATCCTCCTATGTTCCAATCACGTATCTGCCAGTCCCTACCGAAAGCGTCGTGTTAAAGTGAATCCCAGATCCAGACGAGGTCACTGGAACCAAAATGAAGCCCCTAATGGAGGAAGCAGAGGTCTGCAGAGAACTAATTCTAGCCTAACGAAAAACTCTTCAGCTGCACGTTCCCTTCGCAGTCGTTCACCTAAAGAAggttaataataaatcttatTTAGTTTGGAGATTCTTAATAACGCAtaatctttcttcttttctagatGCCACAGATAAAGGCACACCTGGAGCACTGCGGAGAAGTACTCGGCGTGTTTTATCTTTCAGTGAACCCGCAcccacaaagaagaaaaatggtattacaaaaagaattttgcgTCAACGAGTGGATCCACTGCTAATCAATGGATCCGCGGTTTCAAAAAGTGTTCAAATTGaagtcaagaagaaaaatggtgttTCAGTGAATTCAAAGTCTACATCGAAAATCACTGTTGATGTTCACGAGTGCGACGGATGCCAAAAGCAGTTCCAGTCACACACATCTGTCCTCAAGCACAAGCACTACTGCCCCAAGAAGTCAAATGAATCCTCTGCTGTTCCCAACAATGCTACTACGCCTGTCTCATCCAAAAATCAAAGTAATGGATTATCAAAAGCCCAAACTAAGATTCTGGCTTACGAAACAGTCAAAACTGAACCCAACCTTAAGCGTTCCAACACTAAGCGAAAATCAGAAGTTCTTTCGACTTctccaattaaaaaatctaaGGTAACCGTTCTTTCTGATACCAAAAGTATTCCCTCTTCAAATTCCATTTCTCCGAAGAAAACATCGAGAAAGTCCGTGCCTTCTGCCACTCCTACTCAAGTGTCGTTGGCCAAAACTCCAGCAAAACCCAAATCAACTTTGAAAAGTATTGCCGGAATAGCTAAATCCAATCGGAGCACAACCAagaaaggaaatgaagaaattgaagaaatcgCAGTAGCAGCAGAGGGGAGACCAGTTCGTTCAAGTAGGAGGGTATCGATGACGTTGGCCATGGAAGATCAAGTGGAGGCGAGTTTCTTGGAGGCATTGTCACCAGAACAAAGAGTTCGAGTTGCAGAGCAGAAATgtccattttgttccaagcATTACGTGTATCGCAGCAACTTCAAAAGACATTTGCTCGAGGGTTGCGATACAATTGATGTCGATGAGCCATCCGTTAACCTCACTCCAACTAACAACAAGAAACCAAGTGACgataaaatcaataaagaaaaaaaatcttctgttTCTTCAAGTTCGGTTTTAAAagcggaaagaaaagagaaacgcCAAACAATTGAATCGGATTTAAAGAAGGTTGAAAACAagccccccaaaaagaaaaaggcagaAGAGATTCCggaaggaaaaattaaaaaaactgttgaaaagaaaagtaataagACGCCTCATTCGCCTATTTCAAAGTCATCAAAGTTGCAAGagctaaaaaaatcaacagaaacTCGTTCGCGGAAAGAAGCAGTCAAGTTAACTCCGTCGCCATCCAACCAGAAGGCGAAGCAAATTCACAGTAAAAAGACGCAAAATAAGATAGAAAtagcaaaacaaaatagaaatggaaaaccctcggcaagagaagaagaaaatatgaaCAACGTTACTAAGGTCAGAGGCGAAGAAAATATTACGAAGAATTCTGATAAATTTGACCTTcccaaaagaaatggaaggaaaCCAACTGCCGCACCAAAGTCGAAGAAATCTAATTCGCCGTCTTTATCAGCAGATATAGTTACACTCGTAGAAGACGAAGCTGGGTGTTCTGATCAAGGTAACAACAAAtctaaagttaattttttgccagattctaataattttgattttagaaGATAAAGAACTTCACAGCAATAATGGAGTTGAtcatcaacttgaaaaaacaGCCAATCAAACTCAAGGTGATGACCAAATAGGCAAATCAACTTTTACGGAAAAAGATCGTGAACCTGAATGCAATCATCTTAAAATGGACGGTTCCAAAATATTAAATGGGAATTGTGGTTCTAATCGCGCATTACGCTCTTCAACGACATCCAAATACGATCTTAATAAGgtcagtaattttttttttagaataatgGAAACATGCacggattttatttattgactattgtttttattaatttttgtttgaaatctgCAGTCACATGCCCTTGACAGACTCAAACTTGGCCAAGCACTAGACAATGCCATCAGTGAAATTTTTAAGTCCTACACTTACTTTACTAAGTATGTATATCACATTACATTACTACCACAGATATTCTAGt
This DNA window, taken from Daphnia pulex isolate KAP4 chromosome 2, ASM2113471v1, encodes the following:
- the LOC124188570 gene encoding zinc transporter ZIP9-like, with product MSDASMLVFLSVVMCIGSFLSGSVPLMVTLSEERLNLVSILGAGLLVGTALVVIIPEGTQMLYSQELQDIKQKYENAKGTANVPDTHEHEEGIHSVIGLALVLGFVFMLLIDQIGTSKSRDPESGTSRNSRSFQATLGLVVHAAADGIALGAAATTSHAATEMIVFLAIMLHKAPASFGLVTFLLRDGLDRARIRRYLLVFSLAAPLAALATYFGLSQKSKETLSTVNATGFAMLFSAGTFLYVSTVHVLPEIVMRSGGHSHHPPSSDGDKIGFTRCELLVLVSGALLPLALTAFHHH
- the LOC124188566 gene encoding uncharacterized protein LOC124188566 isoform X2 — translated: MKVHRRGASSPSLLLEASEPPTSVNVNGNYYQFELEPHHVERGKRGQKVFVCDLCPAPGGVFKRSFSLKRHYLRFHINFAFLSPRDLNNCAIAVAGQHQRSGFPPTGPNDRLINRLNNSSPLLFRCHQCGRLLRTKNDLLKHLEAHPGPSQTVTEENGDGQQGGTNRCPRCSTAFSLRKTLMRHIKKNRCRGGNPPPPLPDIPDTHSKPESETGIQSGGTSDPGDDYLAMGPEEENEEMDMEASLRLGSPTSLFRFACTLCNKMFNSYVNMCRHRRLAHGRYGICSPHWLLSRKLSNKPSLKHAVQSPINSSRNPQIFHDLSHIVTNANDNLNRFIDGKRNNIRSLAPTDDRFEVQPTDSGNPPPERWSWGETSYNATELQKLDVPLQMAYYYGLKSLKLQETAKTQSSSSQSAPEEMDISKVLNLRKTVETSSQEKVTAISQPEFSGEWIRSKNYICSPCGEIFQDFLALLDHQQNGHSGVSCTHIQLDQSTEAELADELKRQIMRSGNGGQILPLDTFQCTKCHFSVESIPELHSHILLCSNHVSASPYRKRRVKVNPRSRRGHWNQNEAPNGGSRGLQRTNSSLTKNSSAARSLRSRSPKEDATDKGTPGALRRSTRRVLSFSEPAPTKKKNGITKRILRQRVDPLLINGSAVSKSVQIEVKKKNGVSVNSKSTSKITVDVHECDGCQKQFQSHTSVLKHKHYCPKKSNESSAVPNNATTPVSSKNQSNGLSKAQTKILAYETVKTEPNLKRSNTKRKSEVLSTSPIKKSKVTVLSDTKSIPSSNSISPKKTSRKSVPSATPTQVSLAKTPAKPKSTLKSIAGIAKSNRSTTKKGNEEIEEIAVAAEGRPVRSSRRVSMTLAMEDQVEASFLEALSPEQRVRVAEQKCPFCSKHYVYRSNFKRHLLEGCDTIDVDEPSVNLTPTNNKKPSDDKINKEKKSSVSSSSVLKAERKEKRQTIESDLKKVENKPPKKKKAEEIPEGKIKKTVEKKSNKTPHSPISKSSKLQELKKSTETRSRKEAVKLTPSPSNQKAKQIHSKKTQNKIEIAKQNRNGKPSAREEENMNNVTKVRGEENITKNSDKFDLPKRNGRKPTAAPKSKKSNSPSLSADIVTLVEDEAGCSDQDKELHSNNGVDHQLEKTANQTQGDDQIGKSTFTEKDREPECNHLKMDGSKILNGNCGSNRALRSSTTSKYDLNKSHALDRLKLGQALDNAISEIFKSYTYFTKYPIQIRRLKNLAQAYLQPTSY
- the LOC124188566 gene encoding uncharacterized protein LOC124188566 isoform X1; this encodes MKVHRRGASSPSLLLEASEPPTSVNVNGNYYQFELEPHHVERGKRGQKVFVCDLCPAPGGVFKRSFSLKRHYLRFHINFAFLSPRDLNNCAIAVAGQHQRSGFPPTGPNDRLINRLNNSSPLLFRCHQCGRLLRTKNDLLKHLEAHPGPSQTVTEENGDGQQGGTNRCPRCSTAFSLRKTLMRHIKKNRCRGGNPPPPLPDIPDTHSKPESETGIQSGGTSDPGDDYLAMGPEEENEEMDMEASLRLGSPTSLFRFACTLCNKMFNSYVNMCRHRRLAHGRYGICSPHWLLSRKLSNKPSLKHAVQSPINSSRNPQIFHDLSHIVTNANDNLNRFIDGKRNNIRSLAPTDDRFEVQPTDSGNPPPERWSWGETSYNATELQKLDVPLQMAYYYGLKSLKLQETAKTQSSSSQSAPEEMDISKVLNLRKTVETSSQEKVTAISQPEFSGEWIRSKNYICSPCGEIFQDFLALLDHQQNGHSGVSCTHIQLDQSTEAELADELKRQIMRSGNGGQILPLDTFQCTKCHFSVESIPELHSHILLCSNHVSASPYRKRRVKVNPRSRRGHWNQNEAPNGGSRGLQRTNSSLTKNSSAARSLRSRSPKEDATDKGTPGALRRSTRRVLSFSEPAPTKKKNGITKRILRQRVDPLLINGSAVSKSVQIEVKKKNGVSVNSKSTSKITVDVHECDGCQKQFQSHTSVLKHKHYCPKKSNESSAVPNNATTPVSSKNQSNGLSKAQTKILAYETVKTEPNLKRSNTKRKSEVLSTSPIKKSKVTVLSDTKSIPSSNSISPKKTSRKSVPSATPTQVSLAKTPAKPKSTLKSIAGIAKSNRSTTKKGNEEIEEIAVAAEGRPVRSSRRVSMTLAMEDQVEASFLEALSPEQRVRVAEQKCPFCSKHYVYRSNFKRHLLEGCDTIDVDEPSVNLTPTNNKKPSDDKINKEKKSSVSSSSVLKAERKEKRQTIESDLKKVENKPPKKKKAEEIPEGKIKKTVEKKSNKTPHSPISKSSKLQELKKSTETRSRKEAVKLTPSPSNQKAKQIHSKKTQNKIEIAKQNRNGKPSAREEENMNNVTKVRGEENITKNSDKFDLPKRNGRKPTAAPKSKKSNSPSLSADIVTLVEDEAGCSDQEDKELHSNNGVDHQLEKTANQTQGDDQIGKSTFTEKDREPECNHLKMDGSKILNGNCGSNRALRSSTTSKYDLNKSHALDRLKLGQALDNAISEIFKSYTYFTKYPIQIRRLKNLAQAYLQPTSY